Proteins co-encoded in one Salarias fasciatus chromosome 4, fSalaFa1.1, whole genome shotgun sequence genomic window:
- the prf1.3 gene encoding perforin-1.3, which translates to MLLLLLLLLRPPPCAGCQASSFTECQVAPFVAGHDLAGEGFDVVTMKTTGAGVVDLKTFMVGGVKGNCTVCHNRLLQQTQKLPAAVRDWKVKVQCKRHITSKIFDSSQSVMKEEGSSVNRSWKVGLKIGGLAGFATGGSHSDTTKFVESRSKRDKSSFLTHHFQCEYYSLQLRSSPPLTEDFQKSLNNLPSTHYHRNTSAFRRFISTYGTHFIRGVTLGGRLHAITAVRTCEAAMGAMSAHTVGTCLSVEASATIGFISSENSVKFCNEKMKSLRNATAFSRAFSDRMSSVSGGDGDVSDVLFGDGGAAAYLKWLRSLKRVPGVVSYWISPLHQLVTDNPMLRSTLQDAISDYIRRRAKSLQCPASCPIGHRTPSCACRCHGHRMVDANCCPAAPGVARLGVTVVRAEGLWGDDFTRTDGYVKVRYGAHGATTPVVWNDDFPQWNYQIHFGSVNLGGNLPVRFEVWDRDHAWDDDLLGSASVFPTAGGKPERRFRLKHGALIIRLTVQCAPSLQGALCQQYAPSPARVERWGSGWSAAEEGASRFSTRDKMK; encoded by the exons atgctgctcctgctgctgctgctcctccgcccccctccctgtGCCGGCTGCCAGGCCTCCTCCTTCACCGAGTGCCAGGTCGCGCCCTTCGTTGCGGGTCATGACCTCGCCGGCGAGGGTTTCGATGTGGTGACGATGAAGACGACCGGCGCCGGTGTCGTCGACCTCAAGACCTTCATGGTGGGCGGAGTCAAGGGGAACTGCACCGTGTGCCACAaccgcctcctccagcag acccaGAAGCTGCCGGCCGCTGTGCGGGACTGGAAGGTCAAG GTGCAGTGTAAGCGTCACATCACCAGTAAAATCTTTGACTCCAGCCAATCGGTGATGAAGGAAGAGGGTTCGTCTGTGAACAGGAGCTGGAAG GTGGGCCTTAAGATTGGTGGACTGGCTGGTTTTGCTACCGGAGGGTCTCACTCCGACACGACCAAGTTTGTGGAGAGTCGCAGCAAGAGGGACAAGTCCTCTTTCCTCACCCATCACTTCCAGTGTGAATACTACAG TCTCCAGCTGCGCTCGTCTCCTCCGCTGACTGAAGACTTCCAGAAGTCCCTGAACAACCTGCCCTCCACCCACTACCACAGGAACACCTCCGCCTTCCGCCGCTTCATCTCCACCTACGGCACCCACTTCATCCGCGGGGTCACCCTCGGGGGTCGGCTGCACGCCATCACCGCCGTCCGCACCTGCGAGGCCGCCATGGGCGCCATGTCGGCCCACACGGTCGGCACCTGCCTGTCGGTGGAGGCCAGCGCCACCATCGGGTTCATCTCCTCCGAGAACAGCGTCAAATTCTGTAACGAGAAGATGAAGAGCCTGAGGAACGCCACCGCGTTCAGCCGGGCCTTCAGCGACCGCATGAGCTCCGTCAGCGGCGGGGACGGAGACGTCTCGGACGTCCTCTTCGGTGACGGTGGAGCAGCGGCGTACCTGAAGTGGCTCCGGTCCCTGAAGAGGGTCCCGGGTGTGGTGTCGTACTGGATCAGCCCACTGCACCAGCTG GTGACCGATAACCCGATGCTGAGGTCGACCCTGCAAGACGCCATCAGCGACTACATCCGCCGGCGCGCCAAGTCGCTGCAGTGCCCGGCCAGCTGCCCCATCGGCCACCGCACGCCCAGCTGCGCCTGCCGGTGCCACGGCCACCGCATGGTGGACGCCAACTGCTGCCCCGCGGCGCCCGGCGTGGCCCGCCTGGGCGTGACGGTGGTCCGAGCCGAGGGGCTGTGGGGGGACGACTTCACCAGGACGGACGGGTACGTGAAGGTGAGGTACGGGGCGCACGGCGCCACCACCCCCGTCGTCTGGAACGACGACTTCCCCCAGTGGAACTATCAGATCCACTTCGGCAGCGTCAACCTGGGAGGGAACCT ACCCGTTCGCTTCGAGGTCTGGGATCGGGACCACGCCTGGGACGACGACCTGCTGGGCAGCGCCAGCGTCTTCCCCACGGCGGGCGGGAAACCGGAGCGGAGGTTCCGGCTGAAGCACGGAGCGCTGATCATCCGGCTGACGGTGCAATGCGCCcccagcctgcagggggcgctgtgccaACAGTACGCCCCCTCACCCGCCCGGGTGGAGCGCTGGGGGTCCGGGTGGTCTGCAGCGGAGGAGGGTGCCTCTCGTTTCTCCACAAgagataaaatgaaatga